From Strigops habroptila isolate Jane chromosome 10, bStrHab1.2.pri, whole genome shotgun sequence, one genomic window encodes:
- the LOC115613995 gene encoding baculoviral IAP repeat-containing protein 5-like has translation MGLRAPRRGVVSAGRCPQPRGRDGSAGRTRDYSSRPAPRPTAAPALPRAPARRHLNGAMVAVELELSEEWRSYLVCTRAATFRNWPFTEGCACTPERMAAAGFVHCPSENGPDVVQCFFCFKELEGWEPDDDPLEEHKKHSPRCAFISLQKDPSNLTLQEFLKLDRERMKNAAKKEISRKVTDVQGAAKIVRREIMSLSS, from the exons ATGGGGCTGCGTGCGCCGCGCCGGGGCGTGGTGTCGGCGGGGCGCTGCCCTCAGCCGCGGGGCCGTGACGGGAGCGCAGGGCGGACCCGGGACTACAGCTCCCGCCCTGCCCCGCGCCCAACAGCCGCTCCCGCCCTGCCCCgcgcgcccgcccgccgccatTTGAACGGAGCGATGGTGGCTGTGGAGCTGGAGCTGTCTGAGGAATGGCGCTCGTACCTCGTCTGCACCCGCGCCGCCACCTTCCGCAACTGGCCCTTTACCGAGGGCTGCGCCTGCACGCCCGAGCGG ATGGCGGCGGCAGGTTTCGTGCACTGCCCCAGCGAGAACGGCCCCGACGTGGTGCAGTGCTTCTTCTGCTTCAAGGAGCTGGAGGGATGGGAGCCCGACGATGACCCGCT gGAGGAGCACAAAAAGCACTCTCCGCGCTGTGCTTTCATTTCCCTTCAAAAAGATCCTTCTAACCTGACGCTGCAGGAGTTCTTGAAGCTGGATAGAGAACGaatgaaaaatgcagct aaaaaagaaatttctcgGAAGGTGACTGATGTTCAAGGTGCAGCCAAGATTGTGCGTCGGGAAATAATGAGTTTGTCTTCCTAA